Proteins encoded together in one bacterium window:
- a CDS encoding glycosyltransferase family 1 protein: protein MSLRLAFDATEAFRPRPQGMGRYCDELLRALAKNPRVELTLYCRRVYRPVASRLAVWGSPPCGTFFQRRRFGVEADLWHGPANRLLYRGPLPSVLTLHDVAPQLGYARDRHRQLARETARAAAVITPSLHSARGISAQFGLPDGMIRVIPWAPPSGFEPRTSEEVGQVCGRYGLRPGKYILHLGSRVPRKNPQAIFGAPRGLLEEFDLDLAVSGEPLTGECELTAPLGGRVRHLGYPENLPALYTGAAALIFPSFEEGYGFPAVEALACGCPAVLARAGALPEVAGEAASYCDPASVEDVRRALRRVLEDVAFAENLRRLGLEKARRSWADVAEDHLKLYDEIANLTR from the coding sequence ATGTCCCTTCGTCTGGCCTTCGACGCGACCGAGGCGTTCCGTCCGCGGCCCCAGGGGATGGGGCGGTACTGCGACGAGCTGCTCCGCGCCTTGGCGAAAAACCCCCGTGTCGAGCTGACCCTTTACTGCCGGAGGGTTTACCGACCGGTGGCTTCCAGGCTCGCCGTCTGGGGTTCCCCGCCGTGCGGGACGTTTTTCCAGCGCCGGCGGTTCGGGGTGGAGGCCGACCTTTGGCATGGTCCGGCCAACCGGCTGCTGTACCGCGGCCCGTTACCCTCCGTCCTGACGCTGCACGACGTGGCCCCCCAGCTGGGTTACGCCAGGGACAGGCACCGCCAGCTCGCCCGCGAAACTGCTCGGGCCGCCGCCGTCATCACGCCCAGCCTTCATTCCGCCCGTGGGATTTCCGCGCAGTTCGGTCTCCCCGACGGGATGATTCGGGTGATTCCCTGGGCGCCGCCCTCGGGCTTCGAACCGCGAACGTCCGAAGAAGTGGGGCAGGTGTGCGGGCGCTACGGGCTGCGACCGGGAAAATACATCCTCCACCTCGGCTCCCGGGTTCCCCGAAAAAACCCGCAAGCCATCTTCGGGGCGCCCCGGGGGCTGTTGGAGGAGTTCGACCTGGATCTCGCGGTGAGCGGAGAACCCCTGACCGGTGAATGTGAGCTGACCGCCCCATTGGGCGGACGGGTTCGCCATCTGGGGTACCCGGAAAATCTCCCCGCCCTGTATACGGGGGCCGCGGCGCTCATTTTCCCATCCTTCGAGGAGGGCTACGGCTTCCCGGCGGTCGAGGCGCTGGCATGCGGCTGCCCCGCCGTGCTGGCCCGTGCGGGAGCCCTGCCCGAGGTCGCCGGCGAAGCCGCCAGTTACTGTGATCCGGCGTCCGTTGAGGACGTGCGGCGCGCCCTGCGCCGGGTGCTCGAGGATGTAGCTTTCGCCGAAAATCTCCGCCGCCTCGGCCTGGAGAAGGCCCGTCGCAGCTGGGCCGACGTGGCAGAGGACCACCTGAAACTATACGACGAAATCGCAAACCTTACACGTTGA
- a CDS encoding NAD(P)/FAD-dependent oxidoreductase has protein sequence MRYDVIVVGAGPAGSSTAYHAARGGLRVLLLEKRQQVGFPVRCAEAVGSGGFVEELGDDEILFPDGPEGDLAPPYRAAHLHGGITVSPGGNRAHVKKEGAGWVLERKLFDLHLAERAAGVGAELRVKTQALSAERSGTLWRIEVRRPGGMETVEAPVLVGADGIEGLVGRWTGLSRHLPPADVHAGAQVLAAGLPAWVEDDTVYFFLGSRVAPGGYAWLFPKGRGTANVGLGIMGSGQSGTAQAYLRDFLSANFPEMTPFPARGSTGPWRPGGWPGRRRSRF, from the coding sequence TTGCGCTACGATGTGATAGTCGTGGGGGCCGGACCGGCTGGTTCCAGCACCGCCTATCACGCGGCTCGGGGCGGTCTGCGGGTGCTCCTTCTGGAAAAGCGCCAGCAGGTCGGTTTCCCGGTGCGCTGCGCCGAGGCGGTGGGAAGCGGCGGGTTCGTGGAGGAGCTGGGCGACGACGAAATCCTCTTCCCCGACGGTCCGGAGGGCGACCTGGCCCCGCCTTACCGCGCCGCCCATCTCCACGGCGGAATCACGGTCTCACCCGGGGGGAACCGGGCCCACGTCAAAAAAGAGGGCGCCGGCTGGGTCCTCGAGCGGAAGCTTTTCGACCTCCACCTCGCCGAGCGGGCCGCCGGAGTCGGGGCCGAACTCCGGGTAAAGACCCAGGCGCTTTCCGCCGAGCGGAGCGGGACCCTGTGGCGGATCGAGGTGCGTCGTCCGGGTGGGATGGAGACGGTGGAGGCCCCGGTGCTCGTCGGCGCCGACGGGATCGAGGGACTGGTCGGACGCTGGACGGGTCTTTCCAGGCACCTGCCCCCGGCCGACGTCCACGCCGGAGCCCAGGTGCTGGCCGCCGGCCTGCCCGCGTGGGTGGAGGACGACACAGTTTACTTTTTCCTCGGTTCCCGGGTCGCCCCCGGTGGATACGCTTGGCTCTTCCCCAAGGGTCGAGGGACGGCGAACGTCGGGCTCGGAATCATGGGTAGCGGACAGTCGGGGACGGCGCAGGCTTACCTGCGCGACTTCCTCTCGGCGAATTTCCCCGAAATGACCCCTTTTCCGGCGCGGGGATCAACTGGGCCGTGGAGGCCGGGCGGTTGGCCGGGGAGACGGCGGTCGAGGTTTTGA
- a CDS encoding geranylgeranylglycerol-phosphate geranylgeranyltransferase gives MTKFRAIVELARPTNMLLVFAAVVFGAALALPPGACPTSGWLEALGPLLAAAAALSLVAAGGYALNDRVDLAIDRINRPARPLPAGHLSPRAAVLFCVCAWAVAVGLTILGPPAGYIVVPFCILLSAVYALRLKHTGLAGNLVVALMTSLALAYGATAANGLDRVIPLAALAFLVNLSREIFKDVEDLPGDAEVGARTLAVRLGEGPTRLIGSSVAFAVTPALALFYFFDRLFWVDALAVAVGMALPLVAIGVWGLRRTGKVGRVQRWLKASMFCGLATLVLGRTVYWLAASGSLG, from the coding sequence GTGACGAAATTCAGGGCCATCGTGGAATTGGCGCGGCCGACCAACATGCTCCTGGTTTTCGCCGCCGTCGTGTTCGGCGCCGCCCTGGCCCTGCCTCCCGGCGCATGCCCGACGTCCGGGTGGCTGGAGGCGCTCGGCCCGCTCCTCGCCGCTGCGGCCGCCCTGAGCCTCGTCGCCGCGGGTGGATACGCCCTCAACGACCGGGTGGACCTCGCCATAGACCGGATCAATCGCCCGGCGCGCCCCCTGCCGGCGGGTCACCTCTCGCCGCGCGCCGCCGTCTTGTTCTGCGTCTGCGCCTGGGCCGTCGCGGTCGGGCTGACCATTCTCGGCCCCCCGGCGGGTTACATCGTCGTCCCCTTCTGCATTCTGCTCTCCGCCGTATACGCCCTGCGGCTAAAGCACACCGGGCTCGCGGGGAACCTGGTGGTGGCGCTGATGACCTCCCTGGCCCTGGCCTACGGCGCCACGGCTGCGAATGGGTTGGACCGCGTCATCCCCCTGGCCGCCCTGGCTTTCCTGGTGAATCTCTCCCGGGAAATCTTCAAGGATGTGGAGGACCTGCCCGGGGACGCCGAGGTCGGGGCGCGGACGCTGGCGGTGCGCCTGGGCGAAGGGCCCACGCGGCTGATCGGCTCCTCGGTCGCCTTCGCCGTGACGCCGGCCCTGGCGCTTTTCTACTTCTTCGACCGCCTCTTTTGGGTGGACGCCCTGGCCGTCGCCGTCGGGATGGCGCTGCCCCTCGTCGCAATCGGCGTCTGGGGTCTCCGTCGGACGGGGAAGGTCGGGAGGGTCCAGCGCTGGCTGAAGGCTTCGATGTTCTGCGGCCTCGCGACCCTCGTCCTGGGTCGGACGGTTTACTGGCTCGCGGCGTCCGGCAGTCTTGGCTGA
- a CDS encoding cyclase family protein encodes MRVIDITRPLDGAAPWPGERGLERSLTKTHARDGWETSELSLCSHLGTHVDAPAHLFPDGKRLGQLSLGPFVGPALVVDCGDARVIGRTLPLDALKSGDRVLLKTANSARREGGFFEDYCYPAGDAIQLLIERGISLLGVDGPSVDGFEVEPLVHRLLFERGIPALEGLDLSSAAPGRYTLVCLPLKIDVAEGAPCRAVLLEG; translated from the coding sequence ATGCGCGTCATAGACATCACCCGCCCGCTGGATGGCGCGGCTCCCTGGCCCGGCGAGAGGGGCCTGGAGCGCTCGCTCACCAAGACCCACGCCCGCGACGGCTGGGAGACCTCCGAGCTCTCCCTGTGCTCCCACCTGGGCACCCACGTGGACGCCCCGGCCCACCTTTTTCCCGACGGGAAACGCCTCGGTCAGCTATCGCTCGGCCCCTTCGTCGGACCGGCGCTGGTGGTGGACTGCGGCGACGCGAGGGTAATCGGCCGAACCCTGCCGCTCGATGCGTTGAAGTCCGGCGACCGGGTCCTCTTGAAGACCGCCAACTCCGCCCGCCGGGAGGGCGGATTCTTCGAGGATTATTGTTACCCCGCCGGGGATGCTATCCAGCTTCTCATCGAGCGGGGAATCAGCCTTCTGGGCGTGGACGGGCCCAGCGTGGACGGCTTCGAGGTGGAACCATTGGTTCACCGCCTGCTCTTTGAAAGGGGCATTCCCGCATTGGAGGGGTTGGATCTCTCGAGCGCCGCGCCCGGCCGGTACACCCTGGTCTGCCTGCCGCTGAAAATTGATGTCGCCGAGGGCGCCCCCTGCCGGGCGGTGCTGCTGGAAGGTTGA
- a CDS encoding NHL repeat-containing protein produces the protein MKRSTLLANLTAIAAITLALGCTTPADDGQTPTETTEYVADKMNDRIVRLDSEGNTTGFNEFVTRPTDISLYPGVNALWVADYSGDRVVRLDLDLGFAAATEEGLLNDPIAVSVTADGECWVADRVNHAFVRLDSEAHELGRVTVDGPTRCVAWDEANGYCWCADESGNLYAFDGGLTGDGSEADARVTFTGLGVIRGLAVDPDGDRVWVGDSDGGRVLCLDSDGGVSFTATYLLDPQGLSLDSNGDCWVAVRGDGSALLLDSEDGAVLEDWGGLNGPVDVCAEPGGGVWVVEETGNKVKLIRDGDTVATAEGFSSPAAVVVYDPELW, from the coding sequence ATGAAACGCTCAACGCTTCTCGCCAACTTGACGGCGATTGCGGCGATTACCCTCGCCCTCGGTTGCACCACGCCCGCCGACGACGGACAAACCCCGACGGAAACCACGGAGTACGTCGCCGACAAGATGAACGACCGCATCGTCAGGCTGGACTCCGAGGGGAACACCACGGGCTTCAACGAGTTCGTCACCCGGCCCACCGATATATCCCTCTATCCCGGGGTGAACGCCCTGTGGGTGGCCGACTACTCGGGGGACCGGGTGGTCAGGCTCGACCTGGACCTGGGATTCGCCGCCGCCACCGAGGAGGGTCTCCTGAACGACCCCATCGCCGTGTCGGTAACGGCGGACGGGGAGTGCTGGGTGGCCGACCGGGTCAACCACGCCTTCGTGCGCCTGGACTCGGAAGCCCACGAGCTGGGCCGCGTGACGGTGGACGGCCCCACCCGCTGCGTGGCCTGGGACGAGGCGAACGGATACTGCTGGTGCGCCGATGAGAGCGGCAACCTCTACGCCTTCGACGGCGGCCTCACCGGCGACGGGAGCGAAGCCGACGCCCGAGTCACCTTCACCGGGCTGGGCGTCATTCGCGGCCTGGCGGTGGACCCGGACGGGGACCGCGTCTGGGTCGGCGACAGCGATGGCGGCCGCGTCCTCTGCCTGGACTCCGACGGCGGCGTGTCCTTCACCGCCACCTACCTCCTGGACCCCCAGGGTCTGTCCCTGGACTCTAACGGTGATTGCTGGGTCGCCGTGCGGGGAGACGGGTCGGCTCTGCTCCTCGACTCCGAAGACGGTGCGGTGCTAGAGGACTGGGGGGGTCTGAACGGGCCGGTGGACGTCTGCGCCGAGCCGGGCGGAGGGGTCTGGGTGGTGGAGGAAACCGGGAACAAGGTGAAGCTCATCCGGGACGGCGACACCGTCGCGACCGCGGAGGGGTTCTCCTCCCCTGCGGCCGTCGTGGTGTACGACCCCGAGCTCTGGTAG
- a CDS encoding PorV/PorQ family protein translates to MKTRWLIFAVLLTAVAAMAAEEDAGTACFPFLRLGVGARSLALGEAFVADARDAEAAVLNPALLSKNRRNAVTFTHDEYLADLTFEFGAYAFPLPGGKAGSLAVAARYLSYGTLQGYDEFGVPTGEFPAADMAAGVSYGVELFQGFGAGATVNYIYSRIDDVNTSTVAFDLGLSYQPLNALRLGFTATNLGPDVKYVTLESPLPVTLRLGAAGDVLDLPRHRITLFADGVYPVYDEPYGAFGLEYTMFDLVSFRGGYRLGHDTATFSFGVGFQFALWDTVLLNLDYAYADYGDLDATHLFTLGLLI, encoded by the coding sequence ATGAAAACCCGCTGGTTGATTTTTGCGGTGCTGCTGACGGCTGTGGCCGCGATGGCCGCCGAGGAGGACGCCGGAACCGCCTGCTTTCCCTTCCTGCGGCTCGGGGTCGGGGCGCGATCACTGGCGCTGGGGGAGGCCTTCGTCGCCGACGCAAGGGACGCCGAGGCCGCGGTCCTCAACCCGGCGCTTCTATCGAAGAACCGCCGCAACGCCGTCACCTTCACCCACGACGAGTACCTGGCCGACCTCACCTTCGAGTTCGGCGCTTACGCCTTCCCGCTGCCCGGGGGCAAGGCCGGGAGCCTCGCCGTCGCGGCCCGCTACCTCTCCTACGGCACCCTGCAGGGCTACGATGAATTCGGCGTGCCCACGGGCGAATTCCCCGCGGCGGATATGGCGGCCGGAGTATCTTACGGGGTCGAGCTCTTCCAGGGATTCGGCGCCGGGGCGACGGTGAACTACATCTACTCGCGCATTGACGACGTCAACACCTCGACCGTCGCCTTCGACCTGGGGCTCTCGTACCAGCCCCTGAACGCCCTCCGTCTCGGCTTCACCGCCACCAACCTCGGACCCGACGTCAAGTACGTGACTTTGGAGAGCCCACTCCCCGTCACTCTGCGCCTGGGCGCCGCCGGGGACGTTCTCGACCTGCCCCGGCACCGGATAACCCTCTTCGCCGACGGGGTCTATCCCGTCTACGACGAGCCCTACGGGGCCTTCGGCCTCGAGTACACCATGTTCGACCTGGTGAGCTTCCGGGGCGGTTACCGGCTGGGGCACGACACGGCCACCTTCTCCTTCGGCGTCGGTTTCCAGTTCGCCCTGTGGGACACGGTGCTCCTGAACCTGGACTACGCCTACGCCGACTACGGCGACCTGGACGCCACACACCTCTTCACGCTGGGGCTTTTGATCTAG
- a CDS encoding inositol-3-phosphate synthase, translated as MAGEVKVAVVGVGNCASSLIQGVWFYRDASEDAQVPGLMHVSLGGYHVRDIRFVAAFDVNADKVGRDLSEAIFAPPNNTFRFAEPPLLGTRVQHGPLLDGIGKYLRDIIPLAEGEPVDVAETLRESGAEILINYLPVGSEKATRFYLNEALKAGVAVVNCVPVFIASTGEWNARFAAKGLPLIGDDVKSQVGATIIHRILAKLFEDRGVSLKRTSQLNVGGNADFLNMLERERLESKRISKTQSVTSNISQHLGDDNIHIGPSDYVPWLKDRKWAHIRLEGEAFGSVPLNLELKLEVWDSPNSAGVVIDAIRCVKLALDSGVSGILEGPSAYFMKSPPVQHSDDIARNMVEEFIAAYSKSKAKPAKPSAKAGVPTKAR; from the coding sequence ATGGCCGGCGAGGTTAAAGTTGCCGTTGTCGGGGTCGGCAACTGCGCCAGCTCCCTCATCCAGGGCGTCTGGTTTTACCGGGACGCGTCGGAAGACGCGCAGGTGCCCGGTCTGATGCACGTCAGCCTGGGCGGATACCACGTCCGGGACATCCGCTTCGTCGCCGCCTTCGACGTGAACGCCGACAAGGTCGGCCGCGACCTCTCCGAGGCCATCTTCGCCCCGCCCAACAACACCTTCCGCTTCGCCGAACCGCCCCTCCTGGGAACCCGAGTCCAGCATGGCCCCCTCCTCGACGGCATCGGCAAATACCTCCGCGACATCATCCCCCTGGCCGAGGGCGAGCCGGTTGACGTAGCCGAAACCCTGCGGGAATCGGGCGCCGAAATACTGATAAACTACCTCCCCGTGGGCAGCGAGAAGGCCACCCGCTTCTACTTGAACGAAGCCCTCAAGGCCGGCGTGGCCGTCGTCAACTGCGTGCCGGTCTTCATCGCCTCCACCGGCGAGTGGAACGCCCGCTTCGCGGCCAAGGGCCTCCCCCTCATCGGCGACGACGTGAAGAGCCAGGTCGGGGCCACCATCATCCACCGCATCCTGGCCAAGCTCTTCGAGGACCGCGGGGTGTCCTTGAAGCGCACCAGCCAACTCAACGTCGGGGGCAACGCCGATTTCCTCAACATGCTCGAGCGGGAGCGCCTCGAGAGCAAGCGCATCTCCAAGACCCAGTCGGTCACGAGCAACATCTCCCAGCACCTCGGCGACGACAACATCCACATCGGCCCCTCGGATTACGTCCCCTGGCTCAAGGACCGGAAGTGGGCCCATATCCGCCTCGAGGGCGAGGCCTTCGGCTCGGTGCCCCTCAACCTGGAGCTCAAGCTGGAGGTCTGGGATTCGCCCAATTCGGCCGGCGTGGTCATTGACGCCATCCGCTGCGTCAAGCTGGCCCTGGATTCGGGCGTGAGCGGCATTCTCGAGGGCCCGTCGGCCTACTTCATGAAATCCCCCCCCGTGCAGCACTCCGACGACATCGCCCGGAACATGGTCGAAGAGTTCATCGCGGCGTACTCGAAATCGAAGGCAAAGCCGGCCAAGCCATCCGCCAAGGCCGGCGTCCCGACCAAGGCCCGTTGA
- a CDS encoding CDP-alcohol phosphatidyltransferase family protein: MVFWREWLRGAFRFLFGWPARLLAGLKVSPLALTLCGLLASLGAGFLFALGDLLGAAWLLLLAGFFDMTDGQVARLRGLESKRGAYIDSFTDRWADGAVLAGVAYLTAQRGDLLYLAFTLVALVGSLTVSYAKARAESLAGECKVGFWERPERMVLLLAGAFAGYTALKICVIILAVGTLCTALRRLAYTMARLSETDGKGGE; encoded by the coding sequence ATGGTATTCTGGCGGGAGTGGCTGCGAGGGGCCTTTCGGTTCCTCTTCGGGTGGCCGGCGCGGCTTCTGGCCGGGCTGAAGGTCTCGCCGCTGGCCCTGACCCTCTGCGGTCTTCTGGCGAGCCTGGGCGCCGGATTCCTCTTCGCCCTGGGCGACCTCTTGGGCGCCGCCTGGCTCCTGCTGCTCGCCGGCTTTTTCGACATGACCGACGGGCAGGTGGCCCGGCTCCGCGGGCTGGAATCCAAGCGCGGGGCCTACATAGACAGCTTCACCGACCGCTGGGCGGATGGGGCGGTCCTGGCGGGTGTCGCGTACCTCACGGCCCAGCGGGGGGATTTACTCTATCTGGCGTTCACCCTGGTGGCCCTGGTCGGTTCGCTCACCGTCAGTTACGCCAAGGCCCGCGCCGAGAGCCTCGCCGGGGAATGCAAGGTCGGCTTCTGGGAGCGGCCGGAGCGGATGGTGCTCCTCCTCGCCGGCGCCTTCGCGGGTTATACTGCGCTCAAGATTTGTGTTATTATCCTCGCCGTGGGGACATTGTGTACCGCCCTCCGTCGTCTGGCTTACACCATGGCGAGGCTGTCGGAGACCGACGGGAAGGGCGGGGAGTGA